CACCGGGGTCGTCCAGCGACTGCGCCAGCTCGACGTCGTCGACAGGCTCGCCGAGCAGCATGAGCAGGCCGGCGGCGGCGATCTTGTTCAGATCGTTCACGCCCGCCTCGCGGATCAGCGCGTGGAGCGCCTTCGGCAGCGCCGCCGCCAGCGGCAGGGTGGACCAGCGGCGCAGCACCTGCACGGCAGCGTTCAGCTCGGCGGCGTTCGGCGCGTCGTGGAGCGCGCGGAACACGGCCGGCAGGGCCGCAACCTCGCGGCCGTCGAACGCGCCGATGAACGCTTCCGCCTCGGCGAGGCTGAGCCCCGGACGGGCAAGAACCTGGATCAGGCGGTCGATCTCGCGGTCGATCATGGGGGTGAAGTATAGGGCAGGCCTGCGTCCGGCCGAGGGGTGGGTCGACAACGTCGACGGTTTCTCGGTCCTGCCGTCCGGTCCCAGCACTCTGTCACTGGACACGCTTCGGATATCCGACAGAGTCAGTGATCCGCGGACCGTGCAGTGACAGAGTACTAGACAGTCCTTCATCCCCCGGCTAGAATCCCATGCGAACGCGTGTTCGCATCCCGTAGTCGTCTCGCGAGGATACATTCGCCCGATGTCCGATCCGCAACCGCGTGATGCATCCGCCGTTCCGGCCGCCGTCCCCATCACCGACGGCGCGATCGGCTACGTCATCGGCGAAGTTCGGACGGATGCGTTCCAGTTCGTCACGACGACCGACCTGGCGCCGCCGCGCCTGGAGTACCTCGTGCTCCGCGACGTCCCGGAGCGGGTCGACGATGGGTTCCGCACCGTCGACGTCCTGGCGCAGGTGACCCGGATCTCCGTCCACAACCGCCTCCTCGCATCCGGCATGAACTACAACGAGGTCGAGGCGATCCTGCGCCGGCTCGGTGCGGCCCCGCCCGTCATCGTCGGCGACGCCAAGGTCATCGGCTACTACGACGGGCGCGACGTCCGGGTGCCGCGCGGCGCCGCGATGCCGGGGCACGTCGTCGAGCGGGCGCCGGATGACCTGCTCCAACGCTTCTTCACCCGCAACGTGAAGAGCGGGATCGAGCTCGGCGCACTGATCAACCGACCGCAAGTGCCGGTTCTGCTCGACCCGGACGGCCTGAACCGCCACTTGGCCGTCATCGCGCAGACCGGCGCGGGCAAGAGCTACACCGTCGGCGTCGTCCTCGAGCAACTCCTCGAGCTCGGCGGCACGGTTCTCGTGTTCGACCCGAACAGCGATTACGTTCTCATGCGCCGCGATGCCCAGCGCCGGGCCACCCCGTTCGCGGAACGTGTGGCCGTCTACCGCGTCCCGACGGACGGCGTCCACCGCCTGAGCGACGACGCGATCGGCGGCACGCGACCGATCACACTTCGGTTTTCCGATCTGAGTCCCGACGAGATCTGCGAAATCGCCGGCATCGACGAGAGTTGGGCCAACCTGCGCGATGCCGTGCACGTCGCGCACAAGCGGCTGACCGGGGACTTCGTTCCCCGCCAGCTCGTGGCGGAGTTGCGCCGGCTGGCCGCCGGGGCGGTCGAGACCGACTTCGACATCGGCCCGCTCAGCGCAGCGGGCGGCGGAGGCGATGACTGGGACGTCGTCCCTGGCCTCGACGACCTGGACGTCGACGTTGCGCCCGACGCGTCGGGCAGCGTCGCCGCCGACGCCTTCTTCGGCACCGACGCCGACCGCCTGACCGCCGCGCGCGACGACGCCGGCAAGGGCGCCGGACGCGGCAAGGGCCGACGGGGCAAGCGCAGCGGCGACAATGACGAGGACGGCGACCCCGCACCGACTCCGAGCCTGATGAGTGGCGCGGACAAGGCGCTCAAGCGCATCAACCGCATTGCGTCGATGCCCATTTGGGGCTTCGAGAGCATCCCGCTTGACGAGCTGCTCCGCCCGATGCAGCTGTCGACGATCGATCTCGCCGGTGTCGATCGGCGCGTGAGCGACGTCCTCGTGAACAAGGTGCTCAAGGAGCTCTGGGACGTCGCCGCACGCCGCGGCCTCGACCGGCCGGTGTTCGTCGTCCTCGAGGAGGCGCACAACGTCGTGCCCAGCGGCAACAAGGAGGGAGGGAAGGCGGCCTGGCAAGTCAAGCGCATCGCCGCCGAAGGCCGGAAGTTCGGCGTCTTCCTCGTCCTCGTCACGCAGCGTCCCGGCAAGGTGCACGCGGACACGCTGTCCCAGTGCGGCAGCCAGATCATCATGCGCCTCACGAACCCGGACGATCAGAGCGCCGTCCGCCGCGCGTCGGAGAGCGTCTCGGAGGCGCTGCTGGCCGACCTGCCCGGCCTGAACGTCGGCGAGGCCGTCGTGCTCGGGCCGCTCGTGCGCGTGCCGGTGATGGTCCGGGTGGCGGGCCGGCGAAGCGCCGAGGGCGGCGCGGACATCAAGGTCGCCGAAGCACTGGAGGCCGCGCGCGCCGCGGCGCTGACCGAGGGCGTCATCGCCCGCCGCGCCGCCGAGCGGGCCGAACGGCCGCGCGAGGCGTGGCGGGAGGAGATCTGACGCGCGTGCCAACGCTCATCTTCGCCTCCGACAGCCACCTGAACAAGCACTACGCCCGCATGACGCCCGACCAGCTGGCCGAGCGCCGGCGCCGCCTCCGGCTCGGCCTCGAGCGGACGATCGACTACGCGATCCAAGAGGGCGCGCACGGCTACATCCACGGCGGAGACCTGTTCGACGGGCCGAACCCGCGCGCCGTCGAGCTCGTCTGGGCCGCCGCCCAGTTCCAGCGCCTGGCCGATGCCGGCGTCCGGAGCTTCCTCATCGGCGGCAATCACGACATCCCGAAGTCGCGCCACGGCGGCGCCACCCCGCAGCGCTTGTTCGACGCCGTCCGCCTGGCGACCGTCTTCACCGACCCGTCCACCGTTACGTGGTGGTCCGGCGACCTCGACGGCGTCCGCGTGGCCGTCGGCGGCCTGCCGCCCGACCCACGCATGGCCCTGGACGCGGACCCGCTCGCCTCGGCTGCCGACGCGGTCACGCCGCCGGAGGCCCACGTTCGCATCCTGGTGACCCACTATGCCCTCGAGGACACGCTCCACCCGCTGGCCGAGGAGCCAACGATCCGCAAGTCCTCCATCGCCGCCCTCGCGGGCCGCGTTGACGCCGTGCTCATCGGGCACATCCACGAGGCGCGCATCACCGAGGTCGCCGGCGTCAAGGTGATCTTCCCGGGCCCGACGGAGCGCCTCAGCTTCGGCGAGATGGACGTGAAGTGCGGCTTCGTGCGGCTGGACATCGCCTCGGACAAGCGCGGTCCGGCCGCCGTCACCGCCACCGCGCTGCCCCTCGACCCGCAGCCCATGCGCCGTCACACGCTCCGCGCCACGGACGTTCCGGCCGATGAGCCGACGGCATGGCTCATCGACCAGATCCGCAGGCTGGCGTCGCCCGATCAGATCCTCCAACTGCGCTTGGAGGGACCGCTGCCGCGCGCCACGTACCACGCGCTCCGGCTGCGCGAGGCCTGGCACGTCGGCAACGAACTGAACTTCTACTTCGACCTCGACCGCCGCCGCCTCGTCGTGCGCGACGACGACGCCGTGGCCGTGCGCGCCACCGGCCGCGTCAGCCCGCGTGCCGAGATCGCCCGCATCGCCGACGTGCTCGCCGGGCGCGCCGACTCGCCGGCCGAACGCGACCTCGTCGAAGCCGCCCGCTCCCTCGTCCTCGAACGCTACGGGCAGGGGGCGATCCACGACGACGGGCGGAGCGACGGCACGGAGGGGGTCGCGATCGGCGATGGCGACGTCAATACGATCGGAATCGACCCCAACCAAGCGGAGGCCGCGTGGACGCCCTGACCGTCAGCGAGCTCTGCCTGCGCGTGAAGTCCGTGCTGCGCGCTGAACCCGGCCTGCAGGACATCTGGGTCGAGGGCGAGGTCTCGAATGCCCGGCCGGCCGCGAGCGGCCATTGGTACTGGACGATCAAGGACGCGGCCGGCAGCTTCAAGTGCGTCATGTGGAAGGCGGTCGCGCTGAACCAGATGACGCTGCCGGCGGACGGGATGGCCTTCCGCTTCCACGGCAAGGTCGGTCTGTACGAGCGTGGCGGCGAAGTTCAGCTGGACGTCGACTTCGTCGAACCCGCCGGCCAAGGCGATCTCTGGCAGGCCTTCGAGCGTCTCCGACGGCAGCTCGAGGCCGAGGGCCTGTTCGACGAAGCGCGCAAGCGCCCCCTCCCGCCCTATCCGATGCGCATCGGCGTCGTCACGAGCCCACAGGCGGCGGCGCTGCGCGATGTGGCGCAGACGATCCAGCGCCGCTGGCCCTGCGCCACCGTCCTCGTCG
The nucleotide sequence above comes from Candidatus Avedoeria danica. Encoded proteins:
- a CDS encoding ATP-binding protein; its protein translation is MSDPQPRDASAVPAAVPITDGAIGYVIGEVRTDAFQFVTTTDLAPPRLEYLVLRDVPERVDDGFRTVDVLAQVTRISVHNRLLASGMNYNEVEAILRRLGAAPPVIVGDAKVIGYYDGRDVRVPRGAAMPGHVVERAPDDLLQRFFTRNVKSGIELGALINRPQVPVLLDPDGLNRHLAVIAQTGAGKSYTVGVVLEQLLELGGTVLVFDPNSDYVLMRRDAQRRATPFAERVAVYRVPTDGVHRLSDDAIGGTRPITLRFSDLSPDEICEIAGIDESWANLRDAVHVAHKRLTGDFVPRQLVAELRRLAAGAVETDFDIGPLSAAGGGGDDWDVVPGLDDLDVDVAPDASGSVAADAFFGTDADRLTAARDDAGKGAGRGKGRRGKRSGDNDEDGDPAPTPSLMSGADKALKRINRIASMPIWGFESIPLDELLRPMQLSTIDLAGVDRRVSDVLVNKVLKELWDVAARRGLDRPVFVVLEEAHNVVPSGNKEGGKAAWQVKRIAAEGRKFGVFLVLVTQRPGKVHADTLSQCGSQIIMRLTNPDDQSAVRRASESVSEALLADLPGLNVGEAVVLGPLVRVPVMVRVAGRRSAEGGADIKVAEALEAARAAALTEGVIARRAAERAERPREAWREEI
- a CDS encoding metallophosphoesterase codes for the protein MPTLIFASDSHLNKHYARMTPDQLAERRRRLRLGLERTIDYAIQEGAHGYIHGGDLFDGPNPRAVELVWAAAQFQRLADAGVRSFLIGGNHDIPKSRHGGATPQRLFDAVRLATVFTDPSTVTWWSGDLDGVRVAVGGLPPDPRMALDADPLASAADAVTPPEAHVRILVTHYALEDTLHPLAEEPTIRKSSIAALAGRVDAVLIGHIHEARITEVAGVKVIFPGPTERLSFGEMDVKCGFVRLDIASDKRGPAAVTATALPLDPQPMRRHTLRATDVPADEPTAWLIDQIRRLASPDQILQLRLEGPLPRATYHALRLREAWHVGNELNFYFDLDRRRLVVRDDDAVAVRATGRVSPRAEIARIADVLAGRADSPAERDLVEAARSLVLERYGQGAIHDDGRSDGTEGVAIGDGDVNTIGIDPNQAEAAWTP